The following is a genomic window from Adhaeribacter radiodurans.
GCTTGCAGTTGTTCACCTGCTTCTGTACCGATATAAATATTTTCTAACAAAATGCTGTATATCTAAAAATGCCCGCTTAAAAATAGCTATTAAATTTCACGTTTATTAATTAATTAAGTAAAAGTTTAAACTATCTAAAAGATCTAAAGCACTTGAAAAAGTTTGGAGTACTATTTGATTTTACTTTTATCTATTACTTAGCGCTTAACTTTTTTACAGTTTTCCAGTTATTAAAAAAAGCCAGACAACAGCTATTTATAAGGAAGCGTTCTGTTCTAGTCTGAATTTATTTTTACTCTAATTACTTGTGCATGATAACCGAAAGCCAGCTTTCTTTTGATGATACAGCCATAGCGTTTGCCTCTAAATCCGACGCTGAATTAATGAAAATGTACACTTTGTTTGCCACCATGAACAACAACTTTTTAGTAAAAACAGGTGGTAATATGGTACAACGAGCCTTTAAATGGGGCTTACCGGTAAAGTTTTTAATAAAGCCTACTATTTTCCGCCATTTCTGCGGCGGCGAAAATTTATTGGAGTGCAACCAAGCTATTCAGAGTTTAGGTAAGGCCAATATTGGTACCATCCTCGATTATTCGGTGGAAGGGGAAAACAATGAAAACAGCTTTGATCGAACTACAAAAGAGGTATTAGCTACGATAGAGAAAGCCCATACTTCTAAACATATTCCTTTTTCGGTTTTTAAAGTAAGTGGTATTGCGGATAGCCGCATTTTAGTAAAAATTCAAGCAAAAGAAACGCTTCATTCAGCCGAAGAAAAGGCATTTACCCGAGCCAAGGCCCGAATGGAAACTCTCTGCCAAAGGGCACATCAATATGGTATATCCATTTTTGTGGATGCCGAGGAAAGTTGGTTTCAAGACGTGGTGGATACTTTAACTTACGAGATGATGGCGAAATACAATAAAGAAAAAGCCATTGTATACAACACGTACCAATTATATCGCCACGACCGTTTTGAAGTTTTACAACGCGATTACCAGAATGCAGTAGAGAATAATTATAATTTAGGGGCAAAATTAGTACGGGGAGCTTACATGGAGAAAGAAGCCCGCCGGGCAACAGAACAAGGTTATGTAAACCCTATAAACCCCACTAAAGAAGCATCGGATGCTCTCTTTAATGAAGCTTTAACTTTTTGCGTGGAACATATTGATCGGATTGCTTTGTGCGCCGGAACGCATAATGAGGCTAGTTCTTATTTACTCGTAGATTTAATGGCTAAACACGGCATTGCCCCCAAGGATAAGCGAATTTACTTTGCGCAATTGTACGGAATGAGTGATAATTTATCTTATAACCTGGCCCACGCTGGCTACAATGTTGCTAAATACGTCCCTTATGGTCCGGTAGAAGCCGTAATTCCTTATTTACTAAGGAGAGCCGAAGAAAATACTGCAATTGCCGGCCAAAGTAGCCGGGAGTTTAATCTTATAAAAAAAGAAATGCAGCGGCGCAAAGCCGCTAAATAGACCTTTGAAGCTAAATCATTTAAAAATAAAAAGCTGCCCTTGGTACATCTGTAACTAGAGGCAGCTTTTTTCATTTAGTAAATTTCAACAGTTATTAATCTACTACTATCCGAAAGTAAGCAGTAGTAGCTACGGCGGAATTTAATGTTGTTCTTTGGAGCCTGTTCCAGCCTCCAGGTAAAGGTGCTAACTAGTTTGATATTTCACGCGTGCCTCGTGGCCGGCAGGCCTCGTTTGGCTCTCTCGGGCGGTTTAGCGAACCTTGGCTCACTCCGTTGCGCCATGCCTCGTGCCTCAGCACCGGAACGCTAAAAGGCCCTCCACAGCCAAACTGATGTCTTTGCTCTTAGCTACTGCTTTTCTTCCACATCTTATATCATTAAAAATAAGGAAAATGATTTTGTAGGATGCTACTACTAATGACAAGAATTAAAGGAATTAAGGTTCCTGTATCTGCTTCCCCTCGCCGCAGATTCTAATAAATTCGGCTTAATACCATCTAATACTACTTAAAAAGTAAAAACGGTAGCTTCTAGCACCTGACATCAGTTTGGCTGTGGAGCACCTGCTATGGTTCCGGTACTGCACAGCAGTATTCCGCAGACGAAGTCGAGGAAAGCTAGCGAGTACGTAAGAGCCAAACGGGGCCCGTCGGCCACGAGGCAAACTTGAACCCAGCAAACTAGATAACACCTGTGCCAGGAGGCTGGATCAGGCTCCAAAGAAAACACTTACTAGCAAGCAAAATCTAGGATAGCCTTTTTATACGATTTGATATAAATCGAAAAAAATAATGGTGTAAGTACCTGGCTAAATTATTATACAGGTCCTCGAGATTACAGTAAAAGTCATTAGTATTCCAATACTTTATATACACTAAAGTCTAATATATAACATCTTGATACTTGTGTCTAAAATATTATTTAAGCAGGAACTGTTTCAGGCGGAGTTTTTCTACCAAAACGTTTTCGCAGTTTATTTAAGGTATTTTCTACCGTTAATTAAATAGAAGGTACCAAAACAAGAGTAAGGATTAAGGAACTGGTTAAGCCGCCAATAATTACCCAAGCCAAACTATTTTTTGTTTCGGCCCCCGCACCTTTGGCTAAGGCAATAGGTAACAACCCGAATACCATAGCGAGAGTAGTCATTAAAATGGGGCGTAAGCGTTCCCGTCCGGCTTCAATCAAGGCTTCGCGCACGGCCATTCCCTGAGCTTTCAATTGATTCATTAAATTAACCAACAAAATGGCATTTTTCGCTACTAATCCCATCGGCATAATCATCCCGATAATAGAGAATATACTTAAGTTTTCCGGGTCTAAAGTTATTCTTTACCCTTTTGAGTACATTTTTATTTCCCCTATTTCCAATTAAGTACTTTTTAAAACAGCTTCTAAGTAAATACCTAATTAAACGTAGTAGATTAAAAGGCTTAACCAAATGGGAGCTCTCCCGGAACAGCTATTTAAAGATGGTTAACTGAAATTATGCTTGTTACTTAATAGCTGGAGATTTTTAAGATATTGAGTGCAAACCTTCGGGAGATTGTAAAAAGGTAAAGCAAAATTTATGTTAATTTCAACAACCTGAATGTATTCCTGATTATATATATTATTATATCTGCTTTTTTTCCGTCAAGCTCTATGTAAAGTTTAAGTAAAGTTTGTAACTAATTAACTTGTAAACCGTTTAGCCATAAACAAAACCAGATAAATAGTGCAATACGCAACTATTTATCTAAAAATAGTTCTAAACCCTAAAATTGACAAAACTATGGAAAACACAACAGGTAATATAAACCAAACTGGTGGAAGCTACGATAATCCGAATAATTCTAATAATCCTTTTAGCACTTCTAACGATTATAATACCACCGGAAGCTCCAGCAGTTCAGGTTCTTCCTTAAGCGGTTCAACTGTAGGCAATTCTTCCTTAAGTGGATCGAATTCAGATAATTCTTCTTCTACTGGTTCATCCCGCATCATGACGGGTATGTTCCGGGACCGGGACAGTGCGGAACGCGCTTATTCTACGTTGCAGAGCCGGGGATATAGCAAAGATGATGTAAATTTAGTAATGTCGGACGAAACACGTAAAAGACATTTTGGTGATCATACCCCCGATTCTGACTTAGGCGATAAAGCTTTAGAAGGAGCGGGAGCCGGATCTGCCATTGGCGGTACATTAGGAGCAATTGTAGGGGCGGTAGCCGCCATTGGTACCTCGGTTGCTTTGCCTGGCCTAGGCTTGGTAATAGCAGGACCGTTAGCTGCGGGCTTAGCAGGCGCCGGAGCAGGCGGGTTAACTGGTGGTTTATTGGGAGCTTTGGTTGGTTCTGGGATTCCGGAAGATCGGGCCAAAGAATATGAGTCGGGCGTGAAAGACGGTGGAATTGTAATGGGTGTTCGTCCCCGTTCAGAAGAAGATGCCCTTCACCTGGAAAATGAATGGCGTAACAACCACGGCGAAAGCATTTACCGCTAATTTTCAAGTAATTACATACTTCCACAAAAAAGCCTTACCAATTGGTAAGGCTTTTTTAATTAACAAAGGCTTGCCAGATTATTTTAATTAAATTCTAAATAATAGTACAAATATTCTAACATCAAAATAGTACTACCTTTTTAAGAAATTTCTTAATAGGCTTAGAAGCAAAAGATTAAGTTAACTTTAAACAAAGCATTATAAAAAAGACGAACAAGGTTGGCTAAGTATTTTTTCTTTTTTTATTTTAAAAACGTATTATTAAAAAATATTTAACACAGAAATTCAGGAACATAAAAGAAATAGCATGAAAGCTTTTATTCATAATTACCCCGAACCACCTTCTATTTTAAGCGATAGAATTGAATTCCGGGGAAACGTGTATGATGATGCCGGACACTTGTATAAAGCAGATGAACTTATAGCAACTATTACTCAAAACTATGGGCATTGGCATTGGCACGTTCTTATTCCTAATAAGGATTCTAATGCTGTAAATAAAGGCGAGTGCCCCACTTATCAGGAAGCTTATGAGAAAGTGAATGCCTATGTAGGTCAGTAATGCAATAAGGTTAGCTTAATTTATTTCGGAGAAATTGAATGAGAAATCGATAATCAAATAATTATTCTATTAAACAGGAAGCTTTATAAATACCACCATAAAAGCAGAAATGCAATAAACGTAGCTAAGGCCAATACAAAGCCTAAAAAAATTACTTTAGATTTTACCACTGGTTTGCACGGATTGACGGTATGCTGAGTTGTCCTCAGGATATATTTTTCTTCTTTGTTGTTTATAGGCTTCATTTTAACCAATAAGTAAATTTGAGCATAATTATGGCCTTTCTTTATACGTAAAAGCAGAGCCAAAGTCTTAAAAAGTGCTATTTAAGCTTCGTCAGGCATCAAACCTACCTAAATGCACTTTTACAGCTTTAATTCTTTACAGATTAATACTATTGCCTAAATAAAATTTAAATACCCAAAACATTTCTTTAGTAAAACAAAAAGAGCGCCTTCCAGCGCTCTTTTGTAAAATGAGGGTATTTAGTAAATTTTAAGCCGCATTTCTATAAACAACATAATGCTTATTGTTATGATAGGCGCGAAAAGAAATTCCTTTTTGTTGGCAAAAATGTTTTAACTTATCTTCTGTGCTGCGCTTTAAAGGTTGATGCCCAATTAAACCTAGAGATAAAAGCTGGCTTTCGTCTTTAGAAGGATCAGGCGGAAACAGTTCTTGCAAGTAATTACCATTCACATAAACCGGATTTTGATTAGCAGATACCGCCAATTCATTAATCCGATGAAGGGTTGTAATCGTCATAATTTTAGTTAGCTAACGCTGGATTTTAAATTGTTTTCGTATTTATAAAGTAAGGTCATCCTTATTGATGGCGCTTAAGAAAAAACTTAAACGCCCCCGAATACCGGAATTGTTCCATAAATCTTTAATAAATACAAATATCTATAAATCAATAAAATACAGATAAATTAGATGGCGTGCTACTTTATTCCGTAGCAAATGCGCGTTAATCCATTTTATAATGCACGAACTCAGATTGCATTATATCAACCATTTATAATTTTAAGCTTTTAGATAATATTGACTTATAAATGTTAGGAGTAAATTTAACTTTAAGCTATTATATCACTTGATGTAGCTGAAGCTTTATAACTATTACAATAGCCATTCGTTTGTTTCTTCTATCAATTACTTTTATCAATTTAACCAAAGGTTCTTATATTCTAAAAAGCTTTCTGGTTTATTAGCTGATAAACTAGATAATATTCTTTACCTATCCCGTATTTATACGGATTCACTTCTCCATCTTAAATAAAAAACAGTAATACTTTCAGGCAAAAACAAGTATTTACCTGTTAAATAGACAAAAATGAAACCCTGTTATTTGGCTAAAAATACGATAGCACTACATGGGTTATATTAAAATTAAAAGTTTTAGGGGTGATCATCTTGAAGAATTTAGTAGTAAACAGGCACAATCCGTTGTTCTTTACGTAGATGCCCCAATAGTAGAAGCGTCGAATAATATTTTGATGGCGCAATACCATAAATTAAAAGTAACTATTATAAACAGGCTAATGCATAAGGACTGAACGCTGAATAAAATTTAATAAAAAAAGCCTTGCCAAATAGGACAAGGCTTTTTGCTTTGGAAAAAAGATGACGTAAAAACAAATGCTTTTATAAAGCCAGCGAAAATCGTAGAGGCAAAGTAAACCGCACCGAAACAGGTTGGCCATTTTGCCGTCCAGGTTGCCAGGGTTTCATACTACGAATCACCCGAATAGCTTCTTCGGCGGTGCCACCGCCGACGTCTTTTATTACCTTAATATCCGAAATGTACCCGGCTTTATCTATTACAAACGTTACCACTACCGTACCTTCCAACCCTAAACGGCGGGCTTCGTTGAGATAGCGCAAATTTTGCCGGATAAACTCGTACATTTTTTTCATACCACCCGGAAATTCGGGCATACGTTCTACAAAGTCTCTTATTTCAGTTCCTGAGTCAGCAATCTCACTGCCTGCTATACTTCCTGAATTAACAACTGCCGGAATAACATCAGTACCTGGTTCTCCCAGTGCATCTTGTAAACCAGGCTCGGACTCGGCAAATAACGTTTGGTCCGGAACAGATTCTTTTACAGGAGTTTCGTTGGGTACTATTTGGGTGGTTACCGAACGTTTTGTAGCACTGGCAGGTATTACCTGTTTTAACTGTTTTGTAATGGGTTGTTGCATAATTCTGTCTTTTACTTTGGGCAGAATTACTGTTTCAATCTGGATAATATCTTTCTTAGACTTAGTAATTGGTAGCGGATCAGAGTTCAACAACAAGCCTCCGTGCGCAGCCGCTATAAGTAAACCAACGGCCGCAAACATATAAGTGGTAGCCTTTAAAACATGTTGCGGGTAAGCTTTACGAATAGCAAAAGCGCCGTAAGCCTGGTGGCGGCCTTCAAAAACAATATCATCCAATGAATAATCAGGAGCAGGCAGGAGTTTCATAATAAGAGCATAAAAAATTAAGGTAAATGGTAAAGGGCTATCCATAATCTGGGTGTTTGGCTGAGCTTTTTTTAACGGCGACTTACCTCCTTTCTGGTTAATGGTGTATAAGTAAGATGTTTTTGCACCTCCGTTTCCATAAGAAAATAAATTTTTTCTTTTCCTGATTTTGCTCGTATTTAAAGCCGTGAGAGTGCCGCAAATTAAATTATTATGCTGTTTCGAAAACCATCTTCCGGGTCGCTGCTAAAAGACGAAGAACTTATTCGTTTGTACCAGCAAACCAAAGACAGTAATTACGTGGGAGAACTTTACCGCCGCTATACGCACTTAGTATATGGGGTGTGCCTGAAATATTTAAAAGATCCGGAGGAGAGCAAAGATGCGGTTATGCATATTTTTGAGCAACTACTCGGCGTTTTAAAAAAACAGGAAGTTACTCATTTTTACAACTGGCTGCACGTTCTCACGCGCAATCATTGCCTGATGAAGCTACGGGCTGATAAAACTAAAGAAGAAAAAGTAAAAGCTTTGTCTCGTAACGGTTTTTTAGCAGAAGCAGGTTCGGATGATGAAATTCCGGCATTAATACTGGATGCTAAAATAGAAACCCTGGAAAAAGGATTATCGCAAATTCCTCCGGAACAACGCCAATGTGTGGAACTGTTTTACCTTCACAAAAAATCGTACAAAGAAATTGCGGAGCTAACGGGTTACGATTTAAGTAAAATTAAAAGCTACATTCAGAATGGTAAAAGAAATTTAAAAATTTACATCGATCGTCACCATGATTAATACCCAACCATCGCAAAGAACCGAACCATTGGGGGTTCATTTATCTGAGGAAAAACTTTTCCAGCTGCTCACGGGCCAGGTTACGCCCGATGAAAAACAGCAGTTAGAAGCCCACCTGCAACAATGCGCGCTCTGTACCGATGCGCTGGAAGGATTTGCCCGAGCAGACTCTGCTGCGACGCAAGCTACCTTACTGGAGTTAAATCACCTTATTAAAAAACGGACTACCCGCCGCAAAACACGTACTTTACTTACTGATATTAAAGCCTGGGGCGTAGCTACTGCCATTGTTTTTCTCATATTGATTTCGGCCGCTATTGTTTGGAATGCCGTTCATTCTGCCAATACCTCGTCCGTTACCAAACCCAAAGCTTCTGCTCAGAATCTGTACGCCAGACCTGTTAAAGGCTATTCCCATTTAAGAAAGTATTTAAATCTACGGGCTAACCTACCAGCAGGAGCTTCCCGCAAAGGTAAAGTAAGACTTCGATTCACCGTAAACCCGGATAGTAGTTTAAGTAATTTTACCGTGGTAGCAGGCCTGGAAAAAGCTACCAATCTGGCAGCTATTGAATTAGTAAAACAAGGACCCACCTGGCAACCAGCCAACAGACAAGGACAAAATAAGGCGCAAACGGTTAGCGTAACCATATTGTTTAAATGATTACTTTTATGGTAGTAGAAGTAATCCGGAAGGGAAATAAATCTAAAAGTTAAAATAGGTTTAAAACAATATTTTGCGCATCTTGTTTCGTTTAAGAGAAAGGTTTTATTTTTGTCGGAAATAGTTGATACTGTTCTTAGTCCATTTCGTAAATGAGTATAAATCTGTTTATTGACCTCACAATATCTGGCAGAAAAGCTTACCCAAAATTTAAATTTTAACGTACTTAAAATCAATACTGCCACTTTTGCATCGGGCACCACTTTTGATTAGCATTTTGTTTAAACTTACCTAACATGTTCAGATTGAAAACTAAATTTTTGGCTTATGCTGCCGTGCTGTTGCTGGTAGTAGTATTAGCTTCTTATAAACTAATTCATCGCCCTGATACCATTGCCGATAAAAACACGGTATTAATGAAAGTGTTAATGCAAGGTCTTAATTCCGCTCATTTTCACCCAAAAAAAATAGACGATACTTTTTCCAAAGAA
Proteins encoded in this region:
- a CDS encoding energy transducer TonB codes for the protein MKLLPAPDYSLDDIVFEGRHQAYGAFAIRKAYPQHVLKATTYMFAAVGLLIAAAHGGLLLNSDPLPITKSKKDIIQIETVILPKVKDRIMQQPITKQLKQVIPASATKRSVTTQIVPNETPVKESVPDQTLFAESEPGLQDALGEPGTDVIPAVVNSGSIAGSEIADSGTEIRDFVERMPEFPGGMKKMYEFIRQNLRYLNEARRLGLEGTVVVTFVIDKAGYISDIKVIKDVGGGTAEEAIRVIRSMKPWQPGRQNGQPVSVRFTLPLRFSLAL
- a CDS encoding energy transducer TonB yields the protein MINTQPSQRTEPLGVHLSEEKLFQLLTGQVTPDEKQQLEAHLQQCALCTDALEGFARADSAATQATLLELNHLIKKRTTRRKTRTLLTDIKAWGVATAIVFLILISAAIVWNAVHSANTSSVTKPKASAQNLYARPVKGYSHLRKYLNLRANLPAGASRKGKVRLRFTVNPDSSLSNFTVVAGLEKATNLAAIELVKQGPTWQPANRQGQNKAQTVSVTILFK
- a CDS encoding proline dehydrogenase family protein, whose amino-acid sequence is MITESQLSFDDTAIAFASKSDAELMKMYTLFATMNNNFLVKTGGNMVQRAFKWGLPVKFLIKPTIFRHFCGGENLLECNQAIQSLGKANIGTILDYSVEGENNENSFDRTTKEVLATIEKAHTSKHIPFSVFKVSGIADSRILVKIQAKETLHSAEEKAFTRAKARMETLCQRAHQYGISIFVDAEESWFQDVVDTLTYEMMAKYNKEKAIVYNTYQLYRHDRFEVLQRDYQNAVENNYNLGAKLVRGAYMEKEARRATEQGYVNPINPTKEASDALFNEALTFCVEHIDRIALCAGTHNEASSYLLVDLMAKHGIAPKDKRIYFAQLYGMSDNLSYNLAHAGYNVAKYVPYGPVEAVIPYLLRRAEENTAIAGQSSREFNLIKKEMQRRKAAK
- a CDS encoding RNA polymerase sigma factor, which produces MLFRKPSSGSLLKDEELIRLYQQTKDSNYVGELYRRYTHLVYGVCLKYLKDPEESKDAVMHIFEQLLGVLKKQEVTHFYNWLHVLTRNHCLMKLRADKTKEEKVKALSRNGFLAEAGSDDEIPALILDAKIETLEKGLSQIPPEQRQCVELFYLHKKSYKEIAELTGYDLSKIKSYIQNGKRNLKIYIDRHHD